The Sorangiineae bacterium MSr11367 genome window below encodes:
- a CDS encoding DUF58 domain-containing protein, whose amino-acid sequence MIPRELLAALRTIEIHTARLANENLSGTYTSSFKGQGLAFREVRPYQMGDDVRSIDWNVSARMNETFVKVFVEEREMTVMLVVDLSPSERFGTQRAPKTRVASEVAALLAFSAIRNNDRVGMILSTNQVERIVPPKKGEKHVMRVVREILGFEPRSAGVVAARAPDAPPPLGAQTDLKTALEALVGVARRRSIAFVVSDFFAQGYERALAVAARKHDVIPVVLVDPRDMELPDVGLATFEDLESGESVLVDTSDPHVRASYADAMKKLALARSQAFLKLGVDTVEIRTGGSFVKPLRDLFARRARRMRTR is encoded by the coding sequence ATGATCCCCCGAGAGCTCCTCGCCGCGCTGCGCACCATCGAGATTCACACAGCGCGGCTGGCCAACGAGAACCTTTCCGGTACGTACACGTCGAGCTTCAAGGGCCAAGGCCTCGCCTTCCGCGAGGTGCGCCCGTACCAAATGGGCGACGACGTGCGCTCCATCGACTGGAACGTGTCGGCGCGCATGAACGAGACCTTCGTGAAGGTCTTCGTCGAAGAGCGCGAGATGACCGTGATGCTGGTGGTCGATCTCTCGCCCAGCGAGCGCTTCGGAACGCAGCGCGCACCGAAGACGCGCGTCGCCTCCGAGGTAGCCGCACTTCTGGCCTTCAGCGCCATCCGCAACAACGACCGCGTGGGGATGATCCTCTCGACGAACCAAGTCGAGCGCATCGTCCCGCCCAAAAAGGGCGAAAAACACGTGATGCGCGTGGTGCGCGAGATCCTGGGCTTCGAGCCCAGGTCCGCCGGCGTGGTGGCCGCACGCGCGCCGGATGCACCGCCGCCGCTGGGCGCGCAGACGGATCTGAAGACGGCCTTGGAGGCGCTGGTCGGCGTGGCACGGCGGCGCAGCATTGCGTTCGTGGTGAGCGACTTCTTTGCGCAGGGCTACGAGCGGGCGCTGGCGGTCGCGGCGCGCAAGCACGACGTGATCCCCGTGGTCCTGGTGGACCCGCGCGACATGGAGCTGCCCGACGTGGGGCTCGCGACGTTCGAGGACTTGGAAAGCGGGGAATCGGTGCTGGTGGATACGTCCGATCCGCACGTGCGGGCGTCGTATGCGGATGCGATGAAAAAGCTGGCTCTGGCGCGGAGTCAGGCCTTTCTGAAGCTGGGCGTGGACACCGTGGAGATCCGCACGGGGGGTTCGTTCGTCAAACCGTTGCGCGACCTCTTTGCGCGCCGCGCACGAAGGATGCGAACGCGATGA
- a CDS encoding MoxR family ATPase, producing the protein MHDVRALNELVAKESAFVDRLTTEVGKVIVGQSYMIERILIGLLTGGHVLLEGVPGLAKTLTVRTLCDVIAAKFARIQFTPDLLPADVIGTVIYNQQKGDFTQKLGPVFANLVLADEINRAPAKVQSALLEAMQERQVTIGDKTYPLPQPFIVMATQNPIEQEGTYPLPEAQVDRFMLMIKVGYPSREDERKIMDRMTALEPAKAEPIVHPADLLNAKQIIGQVYVDEKVKDYIVEVVFATREPARHGLKDLAPLIEFGASPRASIALNLAARAHAFLRHRGYVTPEDVKAVGPDVLRHRLVLTYEADAEEVTAEQIVRRVFEVVEVP; encoded by the coding sequence ATGCACGATGTCCGCGCTCTAAACGAGCTCGTTGCCAAAGAAAGCGCATTCGTCGACCGACTCACCACCGAGGTAGGAAAGGTCATCGTAGGTCAGTCCTACATGATCGAGCGAATCCTCATCGGATTGCTCACGGGCGGCCACGTGCTGCTCGAGGGCGTGCCCGGTCTCGCCAAGACGCTCACGGTCCGCACCCTCTGCGACGTCATCGCCGCGAAGTTCGCGCGCATCCAATTCACGCCGGATCTGCTCCCCGCCGACGTCATCGGCACCGTCATCTACAACCAGCAGAAGGGCGACTTCACCCAGAAGCTCGGGCCGGTGTTCGCCAACTTGGTGCTCGCCGACGAGATCAACCGCGCCCCGGCCAAGGTGCAGAGCGCGTTGCTCGAGGCGATGCAAGAGCGCCAGGTCACCATCGGCGACAAGACGTATCCCCTGCCGCAGCCGTTCATCGTCATGGCCACGCAGAATCCCATCGAGCAGGAGGGCACGTACCCACTGCCCGAGGCGCAGGTCGACCGCTTCATGCTCATGATCAAGGTGGGCTACCCCTCGCGGGAAGACGAGCGCAAAATCATGGACCGCATGACCGCGCTCGAACCGGCGAAGGCCGAGCCCATCGTGCACCCGGCGGATCTGCTCAATGCGAAGCAGATCATCGGCCAGGTGTACGTCGACGAGAAAGTGAAAGACTACATCGTCGAAGTCGTCTTCGCGACGCGCGAGCCTGCGCGCCACGGGCTGAAAGATCTCGCGCCGCTCATCGAGTTCGGCGCCTCGCCCCGCGCATCCATCGCGCTGAACTTGGCGGCGCGGGCGCACGCGTTTTTGCGGCACCGCGGCTACGTCACGCCGGAAGACGTCAAGGCAGTGGGGCCGGACGTGCTGCGCCATCGCTTGGTGCTCACCTACGAGGCCGACGCGGAAGAGGTCACCGCCGAGCAGATCGTCCGCCGCGTCTTCGAGGTGGTGGAAGTTCCCTGA
- a CDS encoding YncE family protein, which yields MGRRPLLLLSLLPCLASVVATTILLGIGAAGCDDKDDGLPTTLGLPSAINYDALYVLNGNGDTITVVDTEKEYINPSRIHLRNASFPHYLALSRDRQQLLLSAGSLVPGVAPDAGVDARADAKVDSGFDAGFDAGGEPPDAGEDAGEQEAGTPLRILADNPSSKGALLLLKATTGVTIKGRVTEAPVFNAVFSPDEEDIWATSMTAPGNALLITPTTLVDRFKVEVENQPARITISKNGRYAFVVNAGSNSVTVIDAASKVVRATLKVGSGGGVWQGENDLAYIDDAEKKTLTSVQTTNLGIRRTFELGFRVGTVVPGPDGYLWITDPEGGRVVLYQTDTDVQVFEIPTGKGAYGMAFSDDGKWGYVSNTAEDTVSIIDIKGRRVHRRLLGISSPNWIVFRKKDNAPQLPTDAGKK from the coding sequence ATGGGACGGCGTCCGCTTCTTCTTCTCTCCCTTCTTCCGTGTCTTGCCTCGGTCGTAGCCACGACCATCCTTCTCGGCATCGGGGCCGCGGGCTGCGATGACAAGGATGATGGCCTGCCGACCACCTTGGGCTTGCCCAGTGCCATCAACTACGACGCGCTCTACGTACTGAACGGCAATGGCGATACGATCACCGTCGTCGACACCGAGAAGGAGTACATCAACCCTTCACGGATCCACCTTCGCAACGCGTCGTTCCCGCACTACCTCGCGCTCAGTAGGGATCGGCAGCAGCTCCTGCTCTCGGCGGGCTCCCTCGTCCCCGGAGTGGCGCCCGACGCCGGGGTCGATGCCCGTGCGGATGCGAAGGTAGACTCCGGGTTCGATGCAGGCTTCGACGCCGGCGGCGAGCCTCCCGACGCGGGTGAAGACGCGGGCGAGCAAGAAGCCGGCACGCCCCTTCGCATCCTGGCGGACAACCCGAGCTCGAAGGGCGCCCTCCTTCTCTTGAAGGCCACCACGGGTGTGACCATCAAAGGTCGCGTCACCGAGGCTCCGGTCTTCAACGCCGTCTTCTCCCCGGACGAGGAAGACATCTGGGCCACCTCGATGACCGCCCCGGGCAACGCGCTCCTGATCACCCCGACGACGTTGGTGGATCGGTTCAAGGTGGAGGTGGAGAACCAGCCCGCGCGCATCACCATCTCCAAGAACGGGCGCTATGCCTTCGTGGTGAATGCCGGGTCCAACTCGGTGACGGTCATCGACGCGGCGAGCAAGGTCGTGCGGGCCACCTTGAAAGTCGGCTCCGGCGGGGGCGTCTGGCAGGGCGAGAACGATCTCGCCTACATCGACGACGCCGAGAAGAAGACGCTGACCTCCGTGCAGACGACGAACCTCGGCATCCGCCGCACCTTTGAGCTCGGTTTCCGGGTCGGCACCGTAGTGCCCGGACCGGACGGTTACCTCTGGATCACCGACCCGGAAGGCGGCCGCGTGGTTCTGTATCAAACCGACACCGACGTGCAGGTCTTCGAGATCCCCACGGGCAAAGGCGCCTACGGCATGGCCTTCTCGGACGACGGCAAGTGGGGCTACGTCTCCAACACCGCCGAAGATACCGTCTCGATCATCGACATCAAAGGCCGCCGGGTACACCGGCGCCTGCTCGGGATTTCAAGCCCCAACTGGATCGTCTTCCGCAAGAAAGACAACGCTCCGCAGCTCCCGACGGACGCCGGCAAGAAGTAG
- a CDS encoding zinc-binding dehydrogenase, producing the protein MKTEAMVIRENGGAEVLKRETIDIAEPGPRQVLVRVRAVALNHIDVWVRRGLPNVKYDFPHRLGSDIAGEIEALGPGATGCKVGQKVLVSPGVSCGVCAKCLAGEDNLCSRYNILGETTQGGYARHVVVPDANILPYPSAGPGGDLPFTEAAAIPLAFLTAWQMVVTRARVAPGETVLVQAAGSGVSSAAIQIAKLFGARVIGTAGSDEKLERARALGMDVGINYTTTDFVAEVKKLTEKRGVDAVIEHVGGDVFVKSILATRWGGCVVTCGATMGHSPTIDLRHIFFRQVRVLGSTMGSKGDLHRMMPLFSQGKLRPVVDRVLPLWSAVEAHRVLEERKAFGKVVLEVE; encoded by the coding sequence ATGAAAACCGAAGCCATGGTCATTCGGGAAAACGGTGGGGCCGAGGTCCTGAAGCGCGAAACCATCGACATCGCGGAGCCGGGGCCGCGGCAGGTGCTCGTGCGCGTGCGGGCGGTGGCGTTGAACCACATCGACGTGTGGGTTCGGCGTGGTCTGCCCAACGTCAAATACGACTTTCCGCATCGACTCGGTTCGGACATCGCGGGCGAGATCGAAGCACTCGGCCCGGGTGCAACGGGATGCAAGGTCGGGCAAAAGGTGCTCGTCTCGCCCGGGGTCTCGTGCGGCGTGTGTGCGAAGTGCCTCGCGGGCGAGGACAACCTCTGTTCGCGGTACAACATCCTCGGCGAGACGACGCAGGGAGGCTATGCGCGGCACGTCGTCGTGCCCGATGCCAACATCCTTCCCTACCCCAGCGCAGGGCCCGGCGGCGATCTGCCGTTCACCGAAGCGGCGGCGATCCCATTGGCCTTCCTCACCGCGTGGCAGATGGTCGTCACGCGGGCCCGCGTCGCCCCAGGCGAGACGGTGCTGGTGCAAGCCGCGGGGAGCGGCGTCTCGAGCGCGGCGATTCAAATCGCGAAGCTATTCGGTGCGCGCGTCATCGGCACCGCGGGCAGTGACGAAAAACTCGAACGGGCGCGCGCCCTGGGCATGGACGTGGGCATCAACTACACGACCACCGACTTCGTGGCCGAGGTGAAAAAGCTCACCGAGAAGCGCGGGGTCGACGCGGTCATCGAGCATGTCGGCGGCGACGTCTTCGTCAAGAGCATCCTGGCCACGCGTTGGGGCGGGTGCGTCGTCACGTGTGGGGCGACCATGGGGCATTCGCCCACCATCGACCTGCGGCACATTTTCTTCCGCCAGGTGCGCGTTCTGGGATCGACCATGGGTTCGAAGGGGGACCTTCACCGCATGATGCCGCTATTTTCCCAGGGTAAATTGCGCCCCGTGGTCGACCGCGTCCTGCCTTTGTGGAGCGCGGTGGAGGCCCACCGCGTCCTCGAAGAGCGAAAGGCGTTCGGTAAAGTCGTCTTGGAAGTGGAATGA
- a CDS encoding OprO/OprP family phosphate-selective porin, producing the protein MKFPRKYPQLLRATAAAAFAWFTLQPGTVHAQLAPPAPAAAAPAPAEKKEHWYDKLKIRGYTQVRYNRLFESNDRLVNIQGDRSIGDGGGFFLRRARVVLYGDVHEQVSVYLQPDFASAINDQLNVTILRDWYADVFLDKSKELRVRVGQSKVPFGFENMQSSQNRVPFDRSDPINSAPKDERDIGVFVYYAPKAIRERFKYLVDSGLKGSGDYGMVALGVYNGQTANRRELNDEPHVVARAAYPFQIGKQIVELNLGGYTGKYYVGKDKDVGGPNEIRDVRAYGAFILYPQPIGLQVEYNIGRGPEFDKANNRIKQDWLSGGYALATLKLGNVIPYVRVSMYDGGRKFETNSPLYKVREVEAGVEWQVFKALELTVAYNEAERTFPEKPYPQESGRFLRLQCQFNY; encoded by the coding sequence GTGAAATTCCCTCGAAAATACCCCCAGCTCCTCCGCGCGACGGCTGCCGCCGCATTTGCATGGTTCACCCTCCAACCGGGAACGGTGCACGCCCAACTGGCACCTCCCGCCCCTGCGGCCGCGGCCCCCGCTCCTGCGGAGAAGAAAGAGCACTGGTACGACAAGCTCAAGATTCGCGGGTATACGCAGGTTCGGTACAACCGACTTTTCGAATCCAACGATCGACTGGTCAACATTCAAGGCGATCGGTCCATCGGGGACGGCGGAGGCTTCTTCCTCCGGCGCGCCCGCGTGGTCCTTTACGGCGATGTGCACGAGCAGGTCTCCGTCTACCTGCAGCCGGACTTTGCCTCGGCAATCAACGACCAGCTCAATGTGACGATTCTCCGCGACTGGTACGCCGATGTCTTCTTGGACAAGTCGAAGGAGCTTCGCGTTCGGGTCGGGCAGTCCAAAGTGCCATTCGGCTTCGAGAACATGCAATCGAGTCAGAATCGCGTGCCGTTCGATCGCTCCGATCCCATCAACAGCGCGCCCAAGGACGAGCGCGATATTGGCGTCTTCGTTTACTACGCGCCGAAAGCCATTCGCGAGCGTTTCAAATACCTCGTGGACAGCGGCCTCAAAGGCTCCGGCGATTATGGCATGGTTGCCCTCGGCGTCTACAACGGGCAGACGGCGAACCGACGAGAGTTGAACGACGAGCCTCACGTCGTCGCGCGCGCCGCGTATCCATTCCAAATCGGAAAACAGATCGTGGAGCTCAATCTCGGCGGCTACACGGGTAAATACTACGTCGGTAAGGACAAGGACGTCGGCGGCCCAAACGAGATTCGGGACGTTCGCGCGTACGGTGCCTTCATTCTGTACCCGCAGCCGATTGGCTTGCAGGTCGAATACAACATTGGGCGCGGCCCGGAGTTCGACAAGGCCAATAATCGCATCAAGCAGGATTGGCTCAGCGGTGGATACGCGCTGGCCACGCTGAAGCTAGGCAACGTCATTCCGTACGTGCGGGTCTCCATGTACGACGGCGGACGAAAGTTCGAGACGAATTCGCCGCTCTACAAAGTTCGCGAGGTGGAGGCCGGCGTCGAATGGCAGGTGTTCAAGGCGCTCGAGCTCACCGTGGCGTACAACGAAGCCGAACGAACCTTCCCCGAAAAGCCCTATCCGCAAGAGAGCGGGCGGTTTCTTCGCCTGCAATGCCAATTCAACTACTAG